The genomic stretch TGTAATGTTGTTCCCACCAGATGTCATACGGTAAGGTGAAATGGATAAGTCTCTTTCTAACCCAACGTTCACAATAGGGTGGCGGAGCTAACAATCCCGGAGGAAATTCTGTTTGAGTGACAAGATTCTTCCCCTTTCCTTCCGGCTTTGgactgaaaaatattttttttatattaacaaataattaaaaataatattaacaaatagaatataaaaaagaatgaTAAGAAACTTACTCTTCTTTGTAATAGTCCGAGAACAAACCAGCTAATAAGAATTTCTTTCTTAGCCGTGGATTTTTCTTAGATACGACTTTGTCTCTATTATCAATACTACTAGACGGACTGTGATCACGCGATGCTGCTATTCTTTTCTTGCAAATAATACTCTTCGAGAGTACATCTATGCTCTTTTCGAAGTCAATTTCTTTCTCATTAAGAGGCAGGGGCTCATTTTCATCGTGGTCGAGAAGTGTATCAACAGAAGGTTCACGAGATTTGGATGTTAATTTGCGACTTACTACTGTATCAATGGAGCTCTCTCTAGAACTGGAATATACTTCATTGCGCGGCTTTTTATTAAGTTGACACGATCTCGATTTCCGTCTGGTAACAATGCTCATAGGATTcaaaactttttctttttctgtATTTCCTATCAATTTTTTGTGTTCTGattttcttgtttttgtttttccaTCGTCATTGACATTGTCAAAACTTCGAGTGAGTCTGCGTTCACCTGGATACAAAACAGCCAAACTTGATTTAGGCCTAAGGCCGACCTTGGCGCTCTTTTCTACTACTTTGCGTTTCGAAAATATATCTTCTATTTCATTTGATGGTGACATCGCTCTACTCTTTCTTTTTAATCGGTCTAAAGTGTCAAATCTACTTGTTGGTTTGCTCTGGTTGACATTCAATAAACTTAATGGTATACTGTCCTCTGGATCATTACCGAGCGAACTGGCCATTGAAGGAATACTATCAGTCTCACTTAATACTTCCCATTTATTAATGTGGTTTTTAACTTCTTTATCAgtcttgttttgttttaattgcaAAGCAGGAGCTCTTAAGATTGAAGATGTGGTTTTCTTTTCTTGTATTACCTTCTCCccttgttttttgttattgttatcagtaaatatttctttaccTTGTAATTTTTCTAGTGCAACAACTGTTAAACGGCCTTGTTTCGGACAATCATCTTTATTTAACACTACTTTTAGCTCGGGTTGTTTGGTACCTGTGCGTTCTAAAAAGCTACGCATAGCTTCACCGTCTTTTGGAACTCTTTCAAATGCAGAATTATCAGTATCTTCAGAAGCCAATTGATCATATgaattattagtattatttgtttcaatctttttctttttccGTTTAATGCTAGGAAATCCTGTTCTATTAAAAGCTTTGCGTCTTCTGGTTTTCTTCTTAAAACTATCACCCGATTTCGTCTTATCATTAGATTCGACGGTAATCAAGTCAGGCTTCTTAACTTGGAAACTAGTTTTCTTTATGAAATCGCCCATTGGCAATCGTTCCGCTTGGATCTTTGGAATAAGAACCTTAGATGGTAAAACTAGCTTACTCTCACgtattagattattagatgttttcttctttttcttttcatttgTGTCATCACTATCACTTGTCAGATTTCTTTTATGTTGTCTTAAATTATGACCTCCGCTAGTCTCTTGAATTTTATCAGATATTACAGCGGCTATTGATTCTCCTCTTTTAGGCCTTATGATAGGATCTGGAGTTTCAGATATTAAAGCTAAAGGTATTTCAGATTCTGTATCAATTGAAGCCAACAGTGAACTCTTTGAGTccagattttttaattttctgtttttatttgagTCTGCTAATATATTACTTACACATATTGATGATTTAGGAATTTGATCTTCTAAATCAATAGAGGGCTCAAAAATTCCTGTAGGTTTATCCACATTTACAACTACAGGAGGGTCTGGTAAAATGTCAGATACTTTTACTCTTTTCGTTTCCAATACTTTACCCTTTGAAACTGGTGACTTGATAACACTAGCCCgagtatttatttgattactCATAGATTCCCTGCTTTTATTCTTTTCGTCTATTTTATTACCATCTGAactatgtttttctttttccaaaattcGAGATTCTATCGATTTCCGTATATTATTGTTCAATAGTGTATCCAGAACTTTCGTGGCTGCGCTTGGATTAATTTTTGATACTAAATTACTAGTTAATCCTTCCAGCCTATTCTTCTTTCGAGTCATGATTTCCGATTTCTGTGCAGGAGGTATAGAGCTTTTATAAAGCGAACGTGCCGACATGCTTTTCAAGGGATCAACTACACTGTTTGAAACGATAGAAGCATCTGGTGATTCACTGTTCGACTTTTCACTATCTTTTAGGTCTTCTTTGGaagtattttgatttatatctATTGTTTCACTATGAACATTAGATTTATCTTCCGATAGTTTCTTTGATAAAGATTGTACTACTTGATCCAAACTTGAAAGTGATACCGCTTTCTCCGCTTCTAATCTATGTCGCTTTTTTGGTGTCACTATAGGATTTCTGACTGGTGACATTTTTGTTTCAGATCTAGGCGATGATACACGATGATTGTCCGTCTTTGATGTTTCCGTTTTTACATCGACATCCTTTGATTTTGGTAAACATTTTTCTAAATCATGAACCATCTTGTGCACTGCTTTTAATTTCTCAGATGTTTCATAAATTTTCTTGGATAAATCAGACTGTTCAGCAGAAGGCTTTTTAATTAGTAAATCATCGTCTACTATTTCACttgaatttgtattattatcattgttgatattagataaaataatgtcGTCCTTTATTGACACATTTTCAGAATCTTCATGTGACTTTTGTGTCTTACTTGACTCAtttgattgatttttattttcatccgATAACAAGGCTACATTTTTTGAAGAGTCATTgggttttttaattttttcagaaACCACTTTAGATTTAGGCGATCCCTCAGACGTTTGAGTTTGCAAATCAACGAGACAGTCTGTTTCTGTACACAAGAATTTTTCAGAACTAGAgccattttttgaattttcatcaAATTCGGTGGTAACCAAACTCAAACTCAGAGTATTACTTGTGGAAGAATTAATATGATAATGTCTCTTTTTCAGGGGTAATTTATGTTCATTTGTATCTTTTCCACCCTTATTCTGTGATTCGGTTAATTGTTTCTTATGTCTTCGTTTTGATGTGGGTGTAGCGATTTCTAAATTATCTGATGTTTTTCGTTTTTTCGAGGCACGCTTTACTATTTTTGTAGCTGTTGTTTCTAACGCAGTTTTGTCTTTTTCTTGATTTTTTGGTTGACTTGATGCAACATTGGCTATAAGTTTTGGAGCTACATgacaaagttttataaaatttgttatgaGACTGTCCATGTcttgattaaatttttgatCTATTGTTTCAGGAGCATTACGATTTGAGAAAGAATCTCTACACCTTGAAACTGAGCGGGATCTGTGTCGCCTTTTACTTCTATGCCGATGGTgtttattttcagtttttatgGTAAGTCGAGAAGGACGCTCTGTAGgcttcaaattaattttaggaGGGGCAAGGACAACAGTTCGCCTGTGTTTCTTGATATTAAACGAAGGCTTAATTtgtgactttttaaaatttaaaaatacattcctcgataaagatttatttggtatataactattttttgccTTTTCAAAAATACTCGGTAAAGGTTTTACAGTGTCTTTTTTCGTGTTAGGCGATACGGATGATCCAGATTTCTGTTTACGGTTTTTAGGCGAAAGATTCCTTCCAGATTGTTTTAAGTTTTCGTTTTCTTTCTGTGAAGATGACATTTTTGTCGATGTTAACGGTGATATTCCAAATTTGTGGGTAAAAACTGGTTTGAGTGACGGTAATTTGCCGCCAGAGTGTTTAACTTGCGATGGGGACTTCAAAAgggtgttattattattattactaactttgaaaatattgtaagTCGTTACTGGCCTTTGAAGACCGCTGAAAACTGGACCAGGTGCAAATGGATCAGAAGAATTTAATCGTAATACATGTTTTTGATTCATTTTCTTGAAACTATAGTCATATTTTGATGGTAGCGGATACTTGGTACAAACACTGATGTATTTGGGACTAGCATTAGATTTTCTTAAATATGTGTCACATTCTGAATCACTTGAACTATGTCCAAGAGTTAGgctattaaatgttttatttgtcaataataaaatttcctgATCCGATACaaagtgtttatttttgtaatatgatCTATTTCGAACAGATCgtgttttctttaatttttttatacgtcTTCGCATACTTCTAACACTGTAGTCCGTTTTATACCCAGATTTATCAGTTTTATACCCCGATTTATAATCAGTTTTATAGCCTGATCTATAGCAATCGGTTTTATAGCCAGATCTACATCCATAATCACTCTTGTAACCCGATTCAATCAGCCTGCTACAACTTTTATAAGGTTTAAATTCATAATCACTTTTGTATCCTGACAGAATATCTTTGTACTTAGGGTTAAGGTCGATTTCTTTCCACGTAGGATCAAGCATGTCGTCAGCAGCTGcttcattttcactttgatTATCCCTCcaagaattatttattgttttactaCTTTTCTTAGGTAAACTTGCAAGTTTGCTGTTAAGTTCTTTTCTCTTTGCATAAACTCCAGATAACACTGATCTATTAGGTGAAATAGAATCATTGTCACTGTCACCAGAATTATACTGATTTTTGTCCTTTAAAGTTTTGGAAGTAGTTTTAGTAGGTTTTGATTTTGCTTGAGGTTTTCTACCAGGTTTTTTGCGTGGCGGATATAAAACTCTGTCCGTGGCGTATAACATTCTATCTAAAGCAGCTATATCCAATTTGCGGTcgtttttctttgttttgtcAAATTTATTCTGTTCCTGCTTTAGAGGTACCGGAGACGGTGCttctgttttaatttgtttgatttcattctcaatttttttcttcCTATAGTCGCAGTCACTGGAATCTGATCTATTATGTTGTTGACTTCttgtttttgattttgacCTCGCACTTTTTCTTTCGGCTGTATTGTTCTCCTTTTGTACCGATTTTCTACTACTGTGTCTACTACTACCTTCGTCAACATCATGTCGCCGTAGTGGAGAATGTGTTGGCGAATTGTGGTTAGAAAGAATTCCAGAATCAGGTGAAACATTTGGTGGATCATTACTATTGTGAAAATCATTAATTACATTAACTACAACTGGTTTATCTTCTTTATGAgattctttttcttttttagacaattcatcaatttttttcaCCTTCCTTGGACGACCTCTTTTCCTTCTAGATTCCACTACGATATTTTTCGAGTCTTCTTGAGATTCAACCGAATTCGTACTGATTGAATCCAGCTTTTGGGTGTCAATTTGATTTGATGAAGCTAATGTATTACTAACTACAGTTATCGACGAACTCTTCAAAAGATCACTTGCGCTACCTAATTCCGAACTTCCAGCTGTGATAtctaaattcataaaatcatTGTTATCAACACAGTCTTCCAAACTTGGTGGGTTAGGTATGGATAAATCAACTGATGATGTGACAGACGTTATTTCTTCAagatctttatttatttgagaTAGCTCTTCAGTCTGCTGAGGACTTAAATGCTGGTTATTACCATTATTCAAGAAATTTGGAGCAATTGGTGCAATCTCAGATAGATTATTTATCTGCCCGAGCACACAATCGCTGATAGTATTTACACTGTCGATTTGATTCCCATTTAGTCCACAAGGTAGTGATGTTGATGCACTAATGTTTGTTAGTGGAGCAGAACTACTTAAAAGCTGTGTTTGTGCTACAAATTGTTGCAACAAACTTGACGCATAATGGGATGTATTTTGATGGACAGTGTCAGAGTTCGAACACTCGTTTTCAGATCCAGAAGAGTCCGCCGTTGCTCTTTGTATTGCAGCAGTCACAAGCTGGGGCGTAAGCTCCATTTCACTGCTGGATCCGTCTCCTAcaacaattttttatgaaataaaataacatgtcgtaaaaaataaatattcattgtaAAATAAGGTCATTCATGGTTAACATTTAATTACAGTAAAAACTTACCATTATCCGCGATTGATTTATCGTCGTTATCTGGCGAGGTGTTGTGCACGGAAAATGACGAGAAATTGGGCTGCTGCACCGGCGCGCTAGATGATTGTTCTGGAAATAGTTCCGCGAGGTCCGCATCGTCGATAACCTGTGGATTTATTTTGGTTGATTACATCATCGTATTATCTACGTCTTATGAATCCACTAAATaacactttattatattttttcggTTAAAAATATGGACTTCCGGTATATTGATtgttaatgtaatattaaagtataaaCAAAGATTTACTAATAGAGTTACAAATGTTATCGTAGTAATAAGTTAAAATGCAGTTTCAAACAATatgtttttctattctataaaCTAGCTGAGTTaatctatttataaacaaaacattgtttgtcaataattaatattttatttacctagATACTAGCTTAAACATCTGTTTTAGTCACTtgttaataactcagcccacggaatcacagacacaatagaaaatctattgtgtggtggtccgatcgggccgctcggggctcagtGGGTTAATCAAATCTTGCGGATACCCTTAATAAACACGAAAACATACCTGCAATTGACAAGCTGCTGCCAATGCGACGGTCGAATCATCGGGCGGGTTGTGCGTGGAACTGCCAGCAGCGTCAGCAGTATCCGAATCTGATGATGAAGAAGATGATGAGGACGATGATGACGATGACGACGATGTGGTAGACGATGAGCTACTGCCACATACTACGCTCTCAGCTGTGGGTGATGCGAACTGTAACGAATATATTGAAGATTAGATAATGTagcaaacataaatattatttaaactgcAACGTGTGTTAAGCGAATATTATTTACCATTGCTAAAATGCAGGTTTTTGCTATTCTAGTATTTGCAAAActatttcattcataaaatttaataaatattcgtTATTTTAAAGGACATCCATAAGCTTTAAGGATCTGTTTATGGCCACTTGAAACTGCTTTATTGATTTGTTAATATTGGTCCTAAAATGTACTACCATTATTCTGTACCTACgtacatgaaaatattattgccAATCGAAATTTGAACAACTCATTACGTTAGTCGATGATATCAAATTATTCCAACAAGTTGCAGAATACGGtaacaataataatcataTCGACCGAGAGGTACTATTAGCCGACAAGATTGATTCAGCGCAAATAGTACCAACCGCTGTGTCGCAAGCTACCCTTCTGACCGCAATACTGCGCCTGTCTATTACGTTTtcaagtaatattttatactcgACCACTGAGTTACTTAATTCtcatatgtttaaaaataaaatgtgtgtaAAAGTTCTTCATGAAAACTTGTAAACTCTACATAGGTGCCTtgttattgaataataatataatgagtACAAAGTaagtaaacaaacaatcaTTTGACTgaggtaaattataaaaaaaattggttggcAATGAAACGACTGATGAAATCGTGGCCATTTCTGATTAGATTTAACTTCTAAACTCATTCTCTCTCTTCTCGATTCATCTTTGATATAGCACTCAGGAATTGCGTATCCAACCAAAGAAGAATCGTTTTTAGAATGAGTCAGTGTCAATGAAAAAAAAGCTTGAAAGTGCTTTAAATAAAACCATTAATTTGAAACTGGTTACTAACTTTACTTGTATACTAATCAGATGCAACGTAGGAGCTAATCAATAAGGCGGAAGGGCAAGCAACCCTAACATATAAAGGGGTCGATTTGCCGCGTGGCCCTTATCAAGGCTAGAATATCACACATAGCGTTTTTACACCATATAAACAAAAGGTAACTATAGGGAACCaagtatttacataaattactaataaagggtattttatacaaaaaataaaga from Colias croceus chromosome 16, ilColCroc2.1 encodes the following:
- the LOC123698663 gene encoding histone-lysine N-methyltransferase ash1 isoform X1, whose amino-acid sequence is MGTEVPKTHDSSGDTDSNSDTESSSSSDTSGSDWECSSNKQTNARKPHFSVTSCDTGLKLKIAAIPRKVTSKKTAKSSVKKKGNEPVSTHRKEKPVKKKLSESSSTSECSKCSSDSSSEDDLPLKAVKKSLPTKNSVSKTAKRNTIKSDSDISDKDSKNNKDKTCKNNASVKKTKCDESSQEAKRGQGRQRSKFASPTAESVVCGSSSSSTTSSSSSSSSSSSSSSSDSDTADAAGSSTHNPPDDSTVALAAACQLQVIDDADLAELFPEQSSSAPVQQPNFSSFSVHNTSPDNDDKSIADNGDGSSSEMELTPQLVTAAIQRATADSSGSENECSNSDTVHQNTSHYASSLLQQFVAQTQLLSSSAPLTNISASTSLPCGLNGNQIDSVNTISDCVLGQINNLSEIAPIAPNFLNNGNNQHLSPQQTEELSQINKDLEEITSVTSSVDLSIPNPPSLEDCVDNNDFMNLDITAGSSELGSASDLLKSSSITVVSNTLASSNQIDTQKLDSISTNSVESQEDSKNIVVESRRKRGRPRKVKKIDELSKKEKESHKEDKPVVVNVINDFHNSNDPPNVSPDSGILSNHNSPTHSPLRRHDVDEGSSRHSSRKSVQKENNTAERKSARSKSKTRSQQHNRSDSSDCDYRKKKIENEIKQIKTEAPSPVPLKQEQNKFDKTKKNDRKLDIAALDRMLYATDRVLYPPRKKPGRKPQAKSKPTKTTSKTLKDKNQYNSGDSDNDSISPNRSVLSGVYAKRKELNSKLASLPKKSSKTINNSWRDNQSENEAAADDMLDPTWKEIDLNPKYKDILSGYKSDYEFKPYKSCSRLIESGYKSDYGCRSGYKTDCYRSGYKTDYKSGYKTDKSGYKTDYSVRSMRRRIKKLKKTRSVRNRSYYKNKHFVSDQEILLLTNKTFNSLTLGHSSSDSECDTYLRKSNASPKYISVCTKYPLPSKYDYSFKKMNQKHVLRLNSSDPFAPGPVFSGLQRPVTTYNIFKVSNNNNNTLLKSPSQVKHSGGKLPSLKPVFTHKFGISPLTSTKMSSSQKENENLKQSGRNLSPKNRKQKSGSSVSPNTKKDTVKPLPSIFEKAKNSYIPNKSLSRNVFLNFKKSQIKPSFNIKKHRRTVVLAPPKINLKPTERPSRLTIKTENKHHRHRSKRRHRSRSVSRCRDSFSNRNAPETIDQKFNQDMDSLITNFIKLCHVAPKLIANVASSQPKNQEKDKTALETTATKIVKRASKKRKTSDNLEIATPTSKRRHKKQLTESQNKGGKDTNEHKLPLKKRHYHINSSTSNTLSLSLVTTEFDENSKNGSSSEKFLCTETDCLVDLQTQTSEGSPKSKVVSEKIKKPNDSSKNVALLSDENKNQSNESSKTQKSHEDSENVSIKDDIILSNINNDNNTNSSEIVDDDLLIKKPSAEQSDLSKKIYETSEKLKAVHKMVHDLEKCLPKSKDVDVKTETSKTDNHRVSSPRSETKMSPVRNPIVTPKKRHRLEAEKAVSLSSLDQVVQSLSKKLSEDKSNVHSETIDINQNTSKEDLKDSEKSNSESPDASIVSNSVVDPLKSMSARSLYKSSIPPAQKSEIMTRKKNRLEGLTSNLVSKINPSAATKVLDTLLNNNIRKSIESRILEKEKHSSDGNKIDEKNKSRESMSNQINTRASVIKSPVSKGKVLETKRVKVSDILPDPPVVVNVDKPTGIFEPSIDLEDQIPKSSICVSNILADSNKNRKLKNLDSKSSLLASIDTESEIPLALISETPDPIIRPKRGESIAAVISDKIQETSGGHNLRQHKRNLTSDSDDTNEKKKKKTSNNLIRESKLVLPSKVLIPKIQAERLPMGDFIKKTSFQVKKPDLITVESNDKTKSGDSFKKKTRRRKAFNRTGFPSIKRKKKKIETNNTNNSYDQLASEDTDNSAFERVPKDGEAMRSFLERTGTKQPELKVVLNKDDCPKQGRLTVVALEKLQGKEIFTDNNNKKQGEKVIQEKKTTSSILRAPALQLKQNKTDKEVKNHINKWEVLSETDSIPSMASSLGNDPEDSIPLSLLNVNQSKPTSRFDTLDRLKRKSRAMSPSNEIEDIFSKRKVVEKSAKVGLRPKSSLAVLYPGERRLTRSFDNVNDDGKTKTRKSEHKKLIGNTEKEKVLNPMSIVTRRKSRSCQLNKKPRNEVYSSSRESSIDTVVSRKLTSKSREPSVDTLLDHDENEPLPLNEKEIDFEKSIDVLSKSIICKKRIAASRDHSPSSSIDNRDKVVSKKNPRLRKKFLLAGLFSDYYKEDPKPEGKGKNLVTQTEFPPGLLAPPPYCERWVRKRLIHFTLPYDIWWEQHYNQPVPSWNYKKIRTNVYYDVKPSAEECESVACNCAPASGCNEDCINRLVFSECSPQLCPCGDKCKNQRIQRHEWASGLEKFMTENKGWGVRTKDKITSGDFILEYVGEVVSDKEFKERMATRYARDTHHYCLHLDGGLVIDGHRMGGDGRFVNHSCRPNCEMQKWTANGTFRMALFALRDIDSGEELTYDYNFSLFNPAVGQPCKCDSEDCRGVIGGKYQRITKQPLKTQSRTPSNASNQSNSSNGNQPRVGRPRKAVKCNKKSEQQSVSACDIKNMTILKYQQHLNKLWQEPQLKPLTAKERNLVKERHCFLFRNLENVRRTRERMTIQIPPSPPAPPAPVPSTPTVSTVPSQPAVPDTINVDPLTLPDTMNPQVFHKKLQTLRASKEEILKLSKLEDDPSLDTKQRLTRVFKALYNIITYFKGDEEKPICSPLLKIKNQKSDTIPITDLNVIQNKIENNEYESVVQFDSDMSGLFSALMREYNKMTAIGAAAAQLKKVYNSAKLEFAEQLIKILGSQDSLPSGFIQKSKPEEVILCICGLHVEEGLMVQCGNARCGVWQHARCMRLADTSCTHYCHLCSTDPVDREIPLDEYTEEGHQFYLSLMRDGLQVRQGDTVYVLRDIPIDDKHPDVSQKDGDKTDSPKTKRVDRKKLKNIKGKEKEETIQNKDGSVRKHTYQTIGCVPVSELDIFRVERLWKHKDTHERYVYGHHYLRPHETFHEPTRKFFHNEVMRVPLYEAVPIELVMSQCWVMDLNTYCKGRPVGAHESHVYICELRVDRTAHLFTKISRPKYPICTKPYAFDHFPQRLKVSRTYAPHEVLPEYLKGRAGKNFMTPDKPKTSQEPKKKPVANAVATVAKNVSAGQRREQQKERVNAIARRLLSAGGGSGRALDASYLLAPRAARRRHRVS
- the LOC123698663 gene encoding histone-lysine N-methyltransferase ash1 isoform X2 gives rise to the protein MRHEATPAAWTAPGEVWEYVSQLVSSYHDQHDCQFASPTAESVVCGSSSSSTTSSSSSSSSSSSSSSSDSDTADAAGSSTHNPPDDSTVALAAACQLQVIDDADLAELFPEQSSSAPVQQPNFSSFSVHNTSPDNDDKSIADNGDGSSSEMELTPQLVTAAIQRATADSSGSENECSNSDTVHQNTSHYASSLLQQFVAQTQLLSSSAPLTNISASTSLPCGLNGNQIDSVNTISDCVLGQINNLSEIAPIAPNFLNNGNNQHLSPQQTEELSQINKDLEEITSVTSSVDLSIPNPPSLEDCVDNNDFMNLDITAGSSELGSASDLLKSSSITVVSNTLASSNQIDTQKLDSISTNSVESQEDSKNIVVESRRKRGRPRKVKKIDELSKKEKESHKEDKPVVVNVINDFHNSNDPPNVSPDSGILSNHNSPTHSPLRRHDVDEGSSRHSSRKSVQKENNTAERKSARSKSKTRSQQHNRSDSSDCDYRKKKIENEIKQIKTEAPSPVPLKQEQNKFDKTKKNDRKLDIAALDRMLYATDRVLYPPRKKPGRKPQAKSKPTKTTSKTLKDKNQYNSGDSDNDSISPNRSVLSGVYAKRKELNSKLASLPKKSSKTINNSWRDNQSENEAAADDMLDPTWKEIDLNPKYKDILSGYKSDYEFKPYKSCSRLIESGYKSDYGCRSGYKTDCYRSGYKTDYKSGYKTDKSGYKTDYSVRSMRRRIKKLKKTRSVRNRSYYKNKHFVSDQEILLLTNKTFNSLTLGHSSSDSECDTYLRKSNASPKYISVCTKYPLPSKYDYSFKKMNQKHVLRLNSSDPFAPGPVFSGLQRPVTTYNIFKVSNNNNNTLLKSPSQVKHSGGKLPSLKPVFTHKFGISPLTSTKMSSSQKENENLKQSGRNLSPKNRKQKSGSSVSPNTKKDTVKPLPSIFEKAKNSYIPNKSLSRNVFLNFKKSQIKPSFNIKKHRRTVVLAPPKINLKPTERPSRLTIKTENKHHRHRSKRRHRSRSVSRCRDSFSNRNAPETIDQKFNQDMDSLITNFIKLCHVAPKLIANVASSQPKNQEKDKTALETTATKIVKRASKKRKTSDNLEIATPTSKRRHKKQLTESQNKGGKDTNEHKLPLKKRHYHINSSTSNTLSLSLVTTEFDENSKNGSSSEKFLCTETDCLVDLQTQTSEGSPKSKVVSEKIKKPNDSSKNVALLSDENKNQSNESSKTQKSHEDSENVSIKDDIILSNINNDNNTNSSEIVDDDLLIKKPSAEQSDLSKKIYETSEKLKAVHKMVHDLEKCLPKSKDVDVKTETSKTDNHRVSSPRSETKMSPVRNPIVTPKKRHRLEAEKAVSLSSLDQVVQSLSKKLSEDKSNVHSETIDINQNTSKEDLKDSEKSNSESPDASIVSNSVVDPLKSMSARSLYKSSIPPAQKSEIMTRKKNRLEGLTSNLVSKINPSAATKVLDTLLNNNIRKSIESRILEKEKHSSDGNKIDEKNKSRESMSNQINTRASVIKSPVSKGKVLETKRVKVSDILPDPPVVVNVDKPTGIFEPSIDLEDQIPKSSICVSNILADSNKNRKLKNLDSKSSLLASIDTESEIPLALISETPDPIIRPKRGESIAAVISDKIQETSGGHNLRQHKRNLTSDSDDTNEKKKKKTSNNLIRESKLVLPSKVLIPKIQAERLPMGDFIKKTSFQVKKPDLITVESNDKTKSGDSFKKKTRRRKAFNRTGFPSIKRKKKKIETNNTNNSYDQLASEDTDNSAFERVPKDGEAMRSFLERTGTKQPELKVVLNKDDCPKQGRLTVVALEKLQGKEIFTDNNNKKQGEKVIQEKKTTSSILRAPALQLKQNKTDKEVKNHINKWEVLSETDSIPSMASSLGNDPEDSIPLSLLNVNQSKPTSRFDTLDRLKRKSRAMSPSNEIEDIFSKRKVVEKSAKVGLRPKSSLAVLYPGERRLTRSFDNVNDDGKTKTRKSEHKKLIGNTEKEKVLNPMSIVTRRKSRSCQLNKKPRNEVYSSSRESSIDTVVSRKLTSKSREPSVDTLLDHDENEPLPLNEKEIDFEKSIDVLSKSIICKKRIAASRDHSPSSSIDNRDKVVSKKNPRLRKKFLLAGLFSDYYKEDPKPEGKGKNLVTQTEFPPGLLAPPPYCERWVRKRLIHFTLPYDIWWEQHYNQPVPSWNYKKIRTNVYYDVKPSAEECESVACNCAPASGCNEDCINRLVFSECSPQLCPCGDKCKNQRIQRHEWASGLEKFMTENKGWGVRTKDKITSGDFILEYVGEVVSDKEFKERMATRYARDTHHYCLHLDGGLVIDGHRMGGDGRFVNHSCRPNCEMQKWTANGTFRMALFALRDIDSGEELTYDYNFSLFNPAVGQPCKCDSEDCRGVIGGKYQRITKQPLKTQSRTPSNASNQSNSSNGNQPRVGRPRKAVKCNKKSEQQSVSACDIKNMTILKYQQHLNKLWQEPQLKPLTAKERNLVKERHCFLFRNLENVRRTRERMTIQIPPSPPAPPAPVPSTPTVSTVPSQPAVPDTINVDPLTLPDTMNPQVFHKKLQTLRASKEEILKLSKLEDDPSLDTKQRLTRVFKALYNIITYFKGDEEKPICSPLLKIKNQKSDTIPITDLNVIQNKIENNEYESVVQFDSDMSGLFSALMREYNKMTAIGAAAAQLKKVYNSAKLEFAEQLIKILGSQDSLPSGFIQKSKPEEVILCICGLHVEEGLMVQCGNARCGVWQHARCMRLADTSCTHYCHLCSTDPVDREIPLDEYTEEGHQFYLSLMRDGLQVRQGDTVYVLRDIPIDDKHPDVSQKDGDKTDSPKTKRVDRKKLKNIKGKEKEETIQNKDGSVRKHTYQTIGCVPVSELDIFRVERLWKHKDTHERYVYGHHYLRPHETFHEPTRKFFHNEVMRVPLYEAVPIELVMSQCWVMDLNTYCKGRPVGAHESHVYICELRVDRTAHLFTKISRPKYPICTKPYAFDHFPQRLKVSRTYAPHEVLPEYLKGRAGKNFMTPDKPKTSQEPKKKPVANAVATVAKNVSAGQRREQQKERVNAIARRLLSAGGGSGRALDASYLLAPRAARRRHRVS